From Actinosynnema mirum DSM 43827, a single genomic window includes:
- a CDS encoding sigma-70 family RNA polymerase sigma factor — translation MTVPKVLDREVGNDTSAPSVDLDLDAQGPAADLVRVYLNGIGKTALLTAAQEVELAKRIEAGVFAHHVLETTTALNAGRADELRALVRDGLRAKNHLLEANLRLVVSLAKRYTGRGMPLLDLIQEGNLGLIRAVEKFDYTKGFKFSTYATWWIRQAITRGMADQGRTIRLPVHLVEQVNKLARIKRDLHQQLGREATNEELAAESGLSPTKVSDLLDHARDPVSLDMPVGAEEDAPLGDFIEDSDATDAESAVISGLLQDDLRRVLATLEQREQAVIRLRYGLEDGQPRTLDQIGKQFGLSRERVRQIEREVMSKLRQGERAAKLRAYAS, via the coding sequence ATGACCGTCCCGAAGGTCCTCGACCGCGAGGTCGGGAACGACACGAGTGCCCCGAGCGTCGACTTGGACCTCGACGCCCAGGGACCGGCCGCCGACCTGGTCCGGGTCTACTTGAACGGGATCGGGAAGACAGCGCTGCTCACGGCCGCCCAAGAGGTGGAGCTGGCCAAGCGGATCGAGGCGGGCGTCTTCGCGCACCACGTGCTGGAGACGACCACCGCGCTGAACGCGGGGCGCGCCGACGAGCTGCGCGCCCTGGTCCGCGACGGCCTCAGGGCGAAGAACCACCTGCTGGAGGCGAATCTCCGGCTGGTCGTTTCTCTGGCGAAGCGGTACACCGGTCGTGGAATGCCTCTGCTCGACCTGATCCAGGAGGGCAACCTGGGTCTGATCCGCGCGGTCGAGAAGTTCGACTACACCAAGGGTTTCAAGTTCTCCACGTACGCCACGTGGTGGATTCGCCAGGCGATCACCAGGGGAATGGCAGATCAGGGCCGCACGATCCGCCTTCCGGTCCACTTGGTGGAACAGGTGAACAAGCTCGCGCGGATCAAGCGGGATCTGCACCAGCAACTCGGCCGAGAGGCGACGAACGAGGAACTGGCCGCCGAATCCGGCCTTTCCCCGACGAAGGTCTCGGACCTGCTCGACCACGCGCGCGACCCGGTGAGCCTGGACATGCCGGTGGGCGCCGAGGAGGACGCGCCGCTCGGTGACTTCATCGAGGACTCGGACGCGACCGACGCCGAGAGCGCCGTGATCTCCGGGCTGCTGCAGGACGACCTGCGCCGCGTGCTGGCCACGCTGGAGCAGCGCGAGCAGGCGGTGATCCGGCTGCGCTACGGCCTGGAGGACGGGCAGCCGCGCACGCTGGACCAGATCGGCAAGCAGTTCGGGCTGTCGCGGGAGCGGGTGCGGCAGATCGAGCGCGAGGTGATGTCCAAGCTGCGTCAGGGGGAAAGGGCCGCCAAGCTGCGCGCTTACGCGAGCTGA
- the dtd gene encoding D-aminoacyl-tRNA deacylase encodes MRAVAARVTSASVEVAGEVVGAIDEPGLLVLLGVHADDDAAKAVRMAAKLHELRVLRDEQSCATTGAPLLVVSQFTLCGDTRKGRRPSWTAAARPEHAAPLVDAVVRELRKKGARVETGQFGAEMSVRSVNDGPFTVLVEL; translated from the coding sequence GTGAGGGCCGTCGCCGCGAGGGTGACCTCGGCGAGCGTCGAGGTGGCGGGCGAGGTCGTCGGCGCCATCGACGAGCCGGGGCTGCTGGTGCTGCTCGGCGTGCACGCGGACGACGACGCGGCCAAGGCCGTGCGGATGGCCGCGAAGCTGCACGAGCTCCGGGTGCTGCGCGACGAGCAGTCGTGCGCGACCACCGGGGCGCCCCTGCTGGTGGTCAGCCAGTTCACGCTCTGCGGCGACACGAGGAAGGGTCGGCGGCCGTCCTGGACGGCCGCCGCCCGGCCCGAGCACGCCGCCCCTTTGGTGGACGCGGTGGTGCGGGAACTTCGCAAGAAGGGCGCGAGAGTGGAAACCGGGCAGTTCGGCGCGGAGATGTCCGTGCGGAGCGTGAACGACGGTCCGTTCACGGTCCTCGTGGAACTCTGA
- a CDS encoding DUF3099 domain-containing protein has protein sequence MVGGGGVVSNPEHPVLITEAEPSYEDQLAARKRKYAIMMGSRIPCLLLAMVFYDTWWLALAFIVLSIPLPWMAVLIANDRPPRKSEKASRHAAQGHDAEGRALEARPRHVIDG, from the coding sequence ATGGTGGGCGGAGGTGGTGTCGTGAGCAATCCCGAGCACCCGGTGCTGATCACCGAGGCCGAACCCTCGTACGAGGACCAGCTCGCGGCGCGCAAGCGCAAGTACGCGATCATGATGGGCTCGCGCATCCCGTGCCTGCTCCTGGCCATGGTCTTCTACGACACGTGGTGGCTGGCGCTGGCTTTCATCGTGCTGTCCATCCCGCTGCCGTGGATGGCCGTGCTGATCGCGAACGACCGCCCACCGCGCAAGTCCGAGAAGGCCAGCAGGCACGCCGCGCAGGGGCACGACGCGGAGGGGCGCGCCCTGGAGGCGCGCCCCCGTCACGTCATCGACGGCTGA
- a CDS encoding pseudouridine-5'-phosphate glycosidase: MSTPSSTEEVRDALAENRPVVALESTILSHGLPPGRNREVAARLEAIVREAGAVPATIAVLGGVPKVGLTDAELDYVCDRDNDLVKLSRRDLGAAFALGRDGATTVAGTAALAHAAGIGVFATGGLGGVHRGASETWDVSADLDVLASTPILVVCSGVKSILDMGATLELLETSSVPVLGYRTDRFPAFYRRESDFGVPWRVDTPEQAAAVVAAHRGVPGDAGVLLTNPIPVEFEMDVELHDRLLAEGLALLEEEGITGKEVTPALLEHFHTASGGVSLDANEALVVSNAALAARVAVALAA; encoded by the coding sequence GTGAGCACGCCGAGCAGCACCGAAGAAGTCCGCGACGCCCTGGCCGAGAACCGGCCGGTGGTCGCCCTGGAGAGCACCATCCTGTCCCACGGCCTCCCGCCGGGCCGCAACCGCGAGGTCGCCGCGCGCCTGGAGGCGATCGTCCGCGAGGCGGGCGCCGTCCCCGCCACGATCGCCGTGCTGGGCGGCGTGCCGAAGGTCGGCCTGACCGACGCCGAGCTGGACTACGTGTGCGACCGGGACAACGACCTGGTCAAGCTGTCCCGCCGGGACCTGGGCGCGGCGTTCGCGCTGGGCAGGGACGGCGCCACCACCGTCGCGGGCACGGCCGCGCTGGCGCACGCCGCGGGCATCGGGGTCTTCGCCACCGGCGGCCTCGGCGGGGTGCACCGGGGCGCGAGCGAGACCTGGGACGTGTCCGCCGACCTGGACGTCCTCGCGTCCACGCCCATCCTGGTCGTGTGCTCCGGGGTGAAGTCGATCCTCGACATGGGCGCGACGCTGGAGCTGCTGGAGACCAGCTCGGTGCCGGTGTTGGGCTACCGCACCGACCGCTTCCCCGCGTTCTACCGCCGCGAGTCCGACTTCGGCGTCCCGTGGCGGGTGGACACCCCCGAGCAGGCCGCCGCCGTCGTCGCCGCGCACCGGGGCGTCCCCGGCGACGCGGGCGTGCTGCTGACCAACCCGATCCCGGTCGAGTTCGAGATGGACGTCGAGCTGCACGACCGGCTGCTCGCCGAGGGCCTGGCCCTGCTGGAGGAGGAGGGGATCACCGGCAAGGAGGTGACCCCGGCGCTGCTGGAGCACTTCCACACCGCCAGCGGCGGCGTCAGCCTGGACGCCAACGAGGCGCTCGTGGTGTCCAACGCCGCGCTGGCCGCGCGGGTCGCGGTCGCCCTCGCCGCGTGA
- a CDS encoding DUF7059 domain-containing protein: MLPELSDDLITRLRAAFREADYTADGVVDALGPVAHAALGRGEPEVAKRESEDSGDLGALVRLFLLGDTEPDRSVRSALAGVDLDEAVRAGVLTPDGDGFRAGLDVRPYGDDEGSWWVIADLDSDQRGGPVPTDHVLGVGHASISLARATSRRPVKTLLDLGTGCGVQALHAGRHAERITATDLSARALALASATFRMNEVDVRLGQGEWFGPVRGRKFDQIVCNPPFVVGPPRVDYVYRDSGLGGDDASALVVRQLPAFLNEGGTGQLLASWLHRKGEDWEDRVASWLPRGGVDAWFVQRDVADPALYVGTWLRDAGVDPRSPEGRAQAAGWLDWFAENDVLGVGFGFVTLRRTDAAVPEVVCEDLRHAYDDPLGPETAAWLDRVTWLRENGTAERLLETRFTLPPTVLLEEVSSAVEDGWESVVRRLHRTDGPGWQHELDEVAAKLVAGFRGALPLEDLLALLAYAHDLPLGPLTEAALPVVRDLVRHGMVAPA, encoded by the coding sequence GTGCTCCCTGAACTATCCGATGACCTGATCACGCGCCTGCGTGCGGCCTTCCGCGAGGCCGACTACACCGCCGACGGGGTGGTCGACGCGCTCGGGCCGGTCGCCCACGCCGCGCTCGGGCGGGGTGAGCCCGAGGTCGCCAAGCGCGAGTCCGAGGACTCCGGCGACCTCGGCGCGCTCGTCCGGCTGTTCCTGCTCGGCGACACCGAGCCCGACAGGAGCGTCCGCTCCGCCCTCGCGGGCGTCGACCTCGACGAGGCGGTGCGCGCCGGGGTGCTCACCCCCGACGGCGACGGGTTCCGGGCCGGGCTTGACGTGCGGCCCTACGGCGACGACGAGGGCTCCTGGTGGGTGATCGCCGACCTGGACTCCGACCAGCGCGGCGGGCCCGTGCCGACCGACCACGTGCTCGGCGTCGGCCACGCCTCCATCAGCCTCGCCCGCGCCACCTCCCGCAGGCCCGTCAAGACCCTGCTCGACCTCGGCACCGGCTGCGGCGTGCAGGCGCTGCACGCCGGCAGGCACGCCGAGCGCATCACCGCCACCGACCTGTCGGCCCGCGCCCTCGCGCTCGCCTCCGCCACGTTCCGGATGAACGAGGTCGACGTCCGCCTCGGCCAGGGCGAGTGGTTCGGGCCCGTGCGCGGCCGGAAGTTCGACCAGATCGTGTGCAACCCGCCGTTCGTGGTCGGGCCGCCGCGCGTGGACTACGTCTACCGCGACTCCGGCCTCGGCGGCGACGACGCCAGCGCGCTGGTCGTGCGGCAGCTGCCCGCGTTCCTGAACGAGGGCGGCACCGGTCAGCTGCTCGCCTCGTGGCTGCACCGCAAGGGCGAGGACTGGGAGGACCGGGTCGCGTCCTGGCTGCCGCGCGGCGGCGTGGACGCCTGGTTCGTGCAGCGGGACGTGGCCGACCCGGCGCTGTACGTGGGCACCTGGCTGCGCGACGCGGGCGTCGACCCGCGCTCGCCGGAGGGCCGCGCGCAGGCCGCCGGGTGGCTGGACTGGTTCGCGGAGAACGACGTGCTCGGCGTCGGCTTCGGGTTCGTGACGCTGCGGCGCACCGACGCGGCCGTGCCCGAGGTGGTGTGCGAGGACCTGCGCCACGCCTACGACGACCCGCTGGGTCCGGAGACGGCCGCCTGGCTGGACCGGGTCACCTGGTTGCGCGAGAATGGGACCGCCGAACGGCTGCTGGAGACCCGGTTCACCCTGCCGCCGACGGTGCTGCTGGAGGAGGTCTCCTCGGCGGTGGAGGACGGCTGGGAGTCCGTGGTGCGGCGGCTGCACCGCACGGACGGGCCGGGCTGGCAGCACGAGCTGGACGAGGTCGCGGCGAAGCTGGTGGCCGGGTTCCGGGGCGCGCTGCCGCTGGAGGACCTGCTCGCGCTGCTGGCGTACGCGCACGACCTCCCGCTGGGCCCGCTCACCGAGGCGGCGCTGCCCGTGGTCAGGGACCTGGTGCGGCACGGCATGGTGGCGCCCGCGTGA
- a CDS encoding fumarate hydratase, producing MPAVPTTFQYTDVLPLAADTTTEYRLVTQEGVSVVEAAGRKFLQVEPETLTLLAKEAIRDIQHLLRPSHLAQLRAIVDDPEASGNDRFVATDLLRNACISAGGVLPMCQDTGTAIVMGKRTESVLTGGADEEALSRGIFEAYQELNLRYSQMAPVTFWDEKNTGTNLPAQLDLFTAPGVEPKYEFLFMAKGGGSANKTFLYQETKALLNPARLARFLDEKLRSLGTAACPPYHLAVVVGGLSAEQNLKVAKLASARYLDNLPTEGSAAGHAFRDVELEQQVLELTRDFGIGAQFGGKYFCHDVRVIRLPRHGASCPVGVAVSCSADRQAKAKITPEGVFIEQLERDPAKYLPEVTDEALSDEVVQIDLTRPMAEIREALSALPVKTRVSLTGPLVVARDIAHAKIKERLDAGEGMPQYLRDHPVYYAGPAKTPEGYASGSFGPTTAGRMDSYVEQFQAEGGSLVMLAKGNRSKQVTSACATHGGFYLGSIGGPAARLAQDCIRKVEVLEYAELGMEAVWRIEVEDFPAFVVVDDKGNDFFAETSTPTLQISFRK from the coding sequence GTGCCCGCAGTACCCACCACATTCCAGTACACCGACGTCCTGCCGCTCGCGGCGGACACGACCACCGAGTACCGCCTGGTGACGCAGGAGGGCGTCTCGGTCGTGGAGGCCGCGGGGCGCAAGTTCCTCCAGGTCGAGCCGGAGACGCTGACCCTGCTGGCCAAGGAGGCCATCCGGGACATCCAGCACCTGCTGCGCCCCTCGCACCTGGCGCAGCTGCGCGCGATCGTCGACGACCCCGAGGCCAGCGGCAACGACCGGTTCGTCGCGACCGACCTGCTGCGCAACGCCTGCATCTCCGCGGGCGGCGTGCTGCCCATGTGCCAGGACACCGGCACGGCGATCGTGATGGGCAAGCGCACCGAGTCCGTGCTCACCGGCGGCGCCGACGAGGAAGCGCTTTCCCGAGGCATCTTCGAGGCGTACCAGGAGCTGAACCTGCGCTACTCGCAGATGGCCCCGGTCACCTTCTGGGACGAGAAGAACACCGGCACCAACCTGCCCGCGCAGCTGGACCTGTTCACCGCGCCCGGCGTCGAGCCGAAGTACGAGTTCCTGTTCATGGCCAAGGGCGGCGGCTCGGCCAACAAGACGTTCCTGTACCAGGAGACCAAGGCGCTGCTGAACCCCGCCCGCCTGGCGCGGTTCCTGGACGAGAAGCTGCGCTCGCTGGGCACCGCGGCGTGCCCGCCGTACCACCTCGCGGTGGTCGTGGGCGGGCTGTCGGCGGAGCAGAACCTGAAGGTCGCGAAGCTCGCGTCCGCCCGGTACCTGGACAACCTGCCCACCGAGGGCTCGGCCGCGGGGCACGCGTTCCGCGACGTCGAGCTGGAGCAGCAGGTGCTGGAGCTGACCCGGGACTTCGGGATCGGCGCGCAGTTCGGCGGCAAGTACTTCTGCCACGACGTGCGGGTGATCCGGCTGCCCAGGCACGGCGCGTCCTGCCCGGTCGGCGTCGCGGTGTCGTGCTCGGCGGACCGCCAGGCGAAGGCGAAGATCACGCCGGAGGGCGTGTTCATCGAGCAGCTGGAGCGGGACCCGGCGAAGTACCTGCCGGAGGTGACCGACGAGGCGCTGTCCGACGAGGTCGTGCAGATCGACCTGACGCGGCCGATGGCGGAGATCCGGGAGGCGCTGTCGGCGCTGCCGGTGAAGACGCGGGTGTCGCTGACCGGTCCGCTGGTGGTGGCGCGCGACATCGCCCACGCCAAGATCAAGGAGCGGTTGGACGCGGGCGAGGGGATGCCGCAGTACCTGCGGGACCACCCGGTGTACTACGCGGGCCCGGCGAAGACCCCCGAGGGCTACGCCTCCGGCTCGTTCGGGCCGACCACGGCGGGCCGGATGGACTCCTACGTGGAGCAGTTCCAGGCCGAGGGCGGCTCGCTGGTGATGCTGGCGAAGGGCAACCGCTCCAAGCAGGTGACCAGCGCGTGCGCCACCCACGGCGGCTTCTACCTCGGCTCGATCGGCGGCCCCGCCGCCCGGCTGGCCCAGGACTGCATCCGCAAGGTCGAGGTGCTGGAGTACGCGGAGCTGGGCATGGAAGCGGTCTGGAGGATCGAGGTCGAGGACTTCCCCGCCTTCGTCGTCGTGGACGACAAGGGCAACGACTTCTTCGCCGAGACCTCCACGCCGACGCTCCAGATCTCGTTCCGCAAGTAG
- a CDS encoding PucR family transcriptional regulator, which yields MVALDRLVDVLGSLGTHLGCAPRGRDVVLRGVALHDPVERPRAGGDELLVGVGVGSSAAAARLVGTTRAAAVALHGSAPLDARVAAAARRSGAAVLLVDPAVPWGQLVSVAQALVLGDRGSGDLFAVADAIAALVGGPVTIEDRGSRVLAYSHRQQGVDAVRVETILGRRVPEEARRALDSSGVFTHLAHSDEALFVPQLTEQLGGRLVAAVRAGRELLGSVWVEVDETSPAREAALVDGARTAALHLLRARASSDLERQAEADLVTALLDSGAPGALDRLGLPGGELRVIAVRAHVGDAEHGAALLAFERATSGFGWSRPGRSALFGNVLYTVLPCGGDPAAAVEWVRGLRRELPPEVVVRAGIGGVCDGGSAPVSRLEADECLALGGERPVVYELAWARVLLRRLAVEAEAGRLPVRGPVADLLRHDEEKGTRYAETLRAWLAARGDARGAARALGVHPNTLRYRLQRMGEVAALPLGDAAERLALEVALAVHGELRRRG from the coding sequence GTGGTAGCGCTGGACCGGTTGGTCGACGTCCTCGGCAGTCTGGGCACCCACCTGGGGTGCGCCCCGCGCGGGCGGGACGTGGTGCTGCGCGGGGTCGCGCTGCACGACCCGGTGGAACGGCCGCGCGCGGGCGGCGACGAGCTGCTGGTCGGGGTGGGCGTCGGGTCGTCGGCCGCCGCGGCCCGGCTGGTGGGCACGACGCGGGCCGCCGCCGTGGCGCTGCACGGGAGCGCTCCGCTGGACGCGCGGGTCGCGGCGGCGGCGCGGCGGTCGGGGGCGGCGGTGCTGCTGGTGGACCCGGCGGTGCCGTGGGGGCAGCTGGTGAGCGTCGCGCAGGCGCTGGTGCTGGGCGATCGCGGGTCGGGGGACCTGTTCGCGGTGGCCGACGCGATCGCGGCGCTGGTGGGCGGGCCGGTCACGATCGAGGACCGGGGGTCGCGGGTGCTGGCGTACTCGCACCGGCAGCAGGGGGTCGACGCGGTCCGGGTGGAGACGATCCTGGGGCGGCGGGTGCCCGAGGAGGCGCGGCGGGCGCTGGACTCGTCGGGGGTGTTCACGCACCTGGCGCACAGCGACGAGGCGCTGTTCGTGCCGCAGCTGACCGAGCAGCTGGGCGGGCGGCTGGTGGCGGCGGTGCGGGCCGGGCGGGAGCTGCTCGGGTCGGTGTGGGTGGAGGTGGACGAGACGAGCCCGGCGCGCGAGGCGGCGCTGGTGGACGGCGCGCGGACGGCGGCGCTGCACCTGCTGCGGGCGCGGGCCAGCTCGGACCTGGAGCGGCAGGCCGAGGCGGACCTGGTGACGGCGCTGCTGGACTCGGGGGCTCCGGGCGCGCTGGACCGGCTGGGGCTGCCCGGCGGGGAGCTGCGGGTGATCGCGGTGCGGGCGCACGTGGGGGACGCGGAGCACGGGGCGGCGCTGCTGGCGTTCGAGCGGGCCACCTCGGGGTTCGGGTGGTCGCGGCCGGGGCGGAGCGCGCTGTTCGGGAACGTGCTGTACACGGTGCTGCCGTGCGGGGGCGACCCGGCGGCGGCGGTGGAGTGGGTGCGCGGCCTGCGGCGCGAGCTGCCGCCGGAGGTGGTGGTGCGGGCCGGGATCGGCGGGGTGTGCGACGGCGGGTCGGCGCCGGTGTCGCGGCTGGAGGCCGACGAGTGCCTGGCGCTGGGCGGGGAGCGGCCGGTGGTGTACGAGCTGGCCTGGGCGCGGGTGCTGCTGCGGCGGCTGGCGGTGGAGGCGGAGGCGGGGCGGCTGCCGGTGCGGGGGCCGGTGGCGGACCTGCTGCGGCACGACGAGGAGAAGGGCACCCGGTACGCGGAGACGCTGCGGGCCTGGCTGGCGGCGCGGGGCGACGCCCGTGGGGCGGCTCGGGCGCTGGGGGTGCACCCGAACACGCTGCGGTACCGGTTGCAGCGGATGGGTGAGGTCGCGGCCCTCCCGCTGGGGGACGCGGCGGAGCGGTTGGCGCTGGAGGTCGCGCTGGCGGTGCACGGGGAGCTGCGTCGGCGGGGGTGA
- a CDS encoding carbohydrate kinase family protein has protein sequence MRAAGSGIVVVGDAGLDVVARHSGPIVHGGDSRASVTIEPGGAGANTAVWLAACGSSPVLVARVGADSAGRQVHAELTAAGVRCAFAVDPDAATCCVVVLVDDTGQRTMLPDRGANARFSPDDVNPELLAGSSHLHLSGYVLLDASSRPAGLEVLRMAREAGLTTSVDPQSAALIYDGFLDDVRGVDLLLPNAEELVALTGSADPASAVALLDVVGAVAATSGADGASWVDGDGVVSVPATDVECVDSTGAGDAFDAGLLAAWLAGASRRDALLGGVRAAGRAVSSVGAQPPLRAQPSMT, from the coding sequence GTGAGAGCGGCGGGGAGCGGGATCGTCGTGGTGGGCGACGCCGGCCTGGACGTCGTCGCCCGCCACTCCGGTCCGATCGTGCACGGCGGCGACTCGCGCGCCTCGGTGACCATCGAGCCCGGCGGCGCCGGGGCCAACACGGCGGTGTGGCTGGCCGCCTGCGGCTCGTCCCCGGTGCTGGTGGCGCGGGTCGGCGCGGACTCGGCGGGGCGGCAGGTGCACGCCGAGCTGACCGCGGCCGGGGTGCGCTGCGCGTTCGCCGTCGACCCGGACGCGGCGACCTGCTGCGTCGTGGTGCTGGTGGACGACACCGGGCAGCGCACGATGCTGCCCGACCGGGGCGCGAACGCCCGGTTCTCCCCCGACGACGTGAACCCGGAGCTGCTGGCGGGCTCGTCCCACCTGCACCTGTCCGGGTACGTGCTGCTGGACGCCTCGTCCCGGCCCGCGGGCCTGGAGGTGCTGCGGATGGCGCGCGAGGCGGGGCTGACCACGTCGGTGGACCCGCAGTCGGCGGCGCTGATCTACGACGGGTTCCTGGACGACGTCCGGGGCGTCGACCTGCTGCTGCCCAACGCGGAGGAGCTGGTGGCGCTGACCGGGTCGGCCGACCCGGCGTCGGCGGTGGCGCTGCTGGACGTGGTGGGGGCGGTCGCGGCCACCTCCGGCGCGGACGGCGCGAGCTGGGTGGACGGCGACGGCGTGGTGTCGGTGCCCGCGACCGACGTGGAGTGCGTCGACTCCACGGGCGCGGGCGACGCGTTCGACGCGGGCCTGCTCGCGGCCTGGCTGGCCGGGGCGTCCCGGCGCGACGCGCTCCTCGGTGGGGTGCGCGCCGCGGGCCGGGCCGTCTCGTCGGTCGGCGCTCAGCCGCCGCTGCGGGCTCAGCCGTCGATGACGTGA
- a CDS encoding YihY/virulence factor BrkB family protein — MGSPTGQDDRSAPERRPLRLVARTITKAWEGNIFSEAAEAAFWQVLSFPPLLLGLLGSIGYVGEWFGPEVVQAVRDKIVSTCRTIFSGDVVNGVITPTVDQILTVGKGEIVSVGFLISLWAGSSAMASFVDAVTVAHGQYGVRHEVWQRIFALLLYVVSLVLLIIGLPVLALGPDVLPRFLPDRWQAVAEAWLSAFYYPVIGVLLVLALATLYKLALPRKLPWHRLAPGAALAMVVFILSSVGLRLYIRWITTTGYTYGALATPIAFLLFVFFIGLAITIGAYFNSAIQEMWPARMTRRQRRRWRRLELVRAAERIMSRDGGEAADDAEELRARGTGRKVAGRGGSRGKAAGQGKAAGQGKAGGQGGHGGGKSGKGVRRRVAGRGGKRGGTKSGSGDPKQGGDPGGTGGGPGDKGAAGRTGQPENA, encoded by the coding sequence ATGGGTTCGCCTACTGGGCAGGATGACCGCAGCGCGCCGGAGCGGCGCCCCCTGCGGCTGGTCGCGCGCACGATCACCAAGGCGTGGGAGGGCAACATCTTCTCGGAGGCCGCCGAGGCGGCCTTCTGGCAGGTGCTGTCGTTCCCGCCGCTGCTGCTGGGTCTGCTCGGCAGCATCGGCTACGTCGGCGAGTGGTTCGGACCCGAGGTGGTCCAAGCGGTGCGCGACAAGATCGTCTCCACCTGCCGGACGATCTTCAGCGGTGACGTCGTCAACGGCGTGATCACACCCACGGTCGACCAGATCCTGACGGTCGGCAAGGGCGAGATCGTGTCGGTCGGCTTCCTGATATCCCTGTGGGCCGGGTCGTCGGCGATGGCGTCCTTCGTGGACGCGGTCACCGTCGCGCACGGTCAGTACGGGGTCAGGCACGAGGTGTGGCAGCGCATCTTCGCGCTGCTGCTGTACGTGGTCAGCCTGGTGCTGCTGATCATCGGGCTGCCGGTGCTGGCGCTCGGGCCGGACGTGCTGCCCCGGTTCCTGCCGGACCGGTGGCAGGCCGTGGCCGAGGCGTGGCTGAGCGCGTTCTACTACCCGGTGATCGGCGTGCTGCTCGTGCTGGCGCTCGCGACGCTGTACAAGCTCGCGCTGCCCAGGAAGCTGCCGTGGCACCGGCTCGCGCCGGGCGCGGCGCTGGCGATGGTGGTGTTCATCCTGTCGTCGGTCGGGCTGCGGCTGTACATCCGGTGGATCACCACGACGGGCTACACGTACGGGGCGCTGGCGACGCCGATCGCGTTCCTGCTGTTCGTGTTCTTCATCGGGTTGGCGATCACGATCGGGGCGTACTTCAACAGCGCGATCCAGGAGATGTGGCCCGCGCGGATGACCCGGCGGCAGCGGCGGCGGTGGCGGCGGCTGGAACTGGTGCGGGCGGCCGAGCGGATCATGAGCCGGGACGGCGGCGAGGCGGCCGACGACGCCGAGGAGCTGCGGGCGCGCGGCACGGGCCGGAAGGTCGCCGGGCGCGGCGGCAGCCGGGGCAAGGCCGCGGGGCAGGGCAAGGCAGCCGGGCAGGGCAAGGCAGGCGGTCAGGGCGGCCACGGCGGTGGCAAGAGCGGCAAGGGCGTGCGGCGGCGGGTCGCGGGCCGGGGTGGCAAGCGCGGCGGCACGAAGAGCGGCTCCGGCGACCCGAAGCAGGGCGGCGACCCCGGCGGCACGGGCGGCGGTCCCGGCGACAAGGGCGCGGCCGGGCGGACCGGTCAGCCGGAGAACGCCTGA
- a CDS encoding DUF3039 domain-containing protein, which yields MSTQTLPELDTRPEGTDTTGDDTPKMFHYVRKEKIAESAVMGTHVVALCGEVFPVTKSPKPGSPVCPDCKKIYESLPMGGE from the coding sequence GTGAGCACGCAGACCCTCCCTGAGCTGGACACCAGGCCGGAAGGCACTGACACCACCGGGGACGACACGCCCAAGATGTTCCACTACGTGCGCAAGGAGAAGATCGCGGAGAGCGCGGTCATGGGCACGCACGTGGTGGCGCTGTGCGGCGAGGTCTTCCCGGTGACGAAGTCGCCGAAGCCCGGCTCCCCGGTGTGCCCGGACTGCAAGAAGATCTACGAGAGCCTGCCCATGGGCGGCGAGTAG